The Macaca mulatta isolate MMU2019108-1 chromosome 9, T2T-MMU8v2.0, whole genome shotgun sequence genomic sequence CCCCCTCCGGGCTTCAGCCCTGGCTGCAGCTGCCGCACGAGCCATGCGCCCCCAGTGCCCCCCGGCCCGGCCCACCGCCCCGGGGCCACTCTACTGACCGCCCAGCCCAGAGCCCCGACGGTGACAAGTTGCGACTACTGCGGTTGCGAGCTCCGGCCAGCCCGGAGGAGCCCCAGCGGGGAGCGCAGTGCTGCGCCCCCCGCCCCCGCGCGCCCCGCAGCAGCCGGGCGTTCActcaccctccctcccccaccgtccctcccttttctcctcaaGTCCTGAAGTTGAGTTTGCGAGGCGAcacggcggcggcggccgcgctGCTCCCACTACTCTGCCTCCCCATGGATATGCACTGCAAAGCAGACCCCTTCTCCGCGATGCACCGTGAGTACCGGCGCCCGGCTCCTGTCCCGGCTTGGGGCTCTCGGTCCCAACCCCGTCCAGTCTCGGCGTGGCCCCGGCCCCTCGCGCTCAGGTCCCATCTTGGAGGCCTCCCTGGCTTCTCCTAGTCCCTCCTTtcgttctttctctttccctcgcCCGGTGTTTCTAATGCCTCCAGCTTCTCTCCTGCCTTCTGTCACCCATACTTACCTCTCTGCCTGCCTTCCTACCTTCCCTGGTGCCTATCACCTGTCTTTGCTCTTTCCATCCGCTCCTTCTTAGGTCATGGTTCCAGGGCTTCGGAGCCCTGGTTCCAGCCACCCTTTCCCCAGTCAGCCTCTTCCCCTGGGCTGGAGGACAAATTAGCAGGCAGttttcagggttttgttttgttgttttctcttttatctcttcctctcttcctctgtttGCCTCCCTCTCCTGTCTCCCCACATCTTTACCTTTCTCAAACTTAAGAGTGGTGGGGTCCAGGAGACTCCAATAGTGTTCAGCCTCAGTGTCAGGACAATTGGGCAGAAgagtgtgggggtggggtgccCCCTTCTGACCCTCATCTCTCAGCATCTCCAGGCCCTTCCAGCCCAGCGGAGGCTTCTTGTGGGCtggttggaaatattttcttccttttcctttctttcccaccCCTCTTCCCttgccttctccttcccttcacaTTGGGAATCCCAGGTTGTCAAGATAGAATGGTcatctttccctgcctctgcttgGGGGATGCTCTAAAAACAAAGAGGGGTTCCAAAAGGAAATCGAAGTCAGGGAGAGAGCCAGCAGCGCAGCCTTCCAGGTGGGCCCTCGGCAAAGTGCAGCTCTGCTCTCAGCTCTGGAGGCTCCTTGCCTAGACTTCCGACTCCCCATTGAGGATCGTGCAGCCAGCAACCTGGCCAGGGGGTCAGCAAAGAGCAAAAAATGAGGgggaaagaacaaaaggaaagcaaatgccaaagctgaggagaaagaaaaagagaaatccaaacacaggaaaggaaattaaagaaagaaagttgaaatGATGTtacagaagaaaagggagaacgggagaaaaaaataaaagagggaattattttaataaaatttgaatttaatttataCCATGTCTTTAGCTTGAAAAActattctgagatttttttttttgcaggctttttttttttttgaaagataaaattctAAATAGAAACTCCTCCCTATCTGCAGATTAATAATTAAGGATAATTTGTAACTTTTCACAAGGAAACTTTAGACCTGGCTTGGACCTGTGTTTAGGACAAGAGAGCCAAGGAGGGAGAGCTGTGTTTTTCGCTAAGCATATATTTAGCGTTCGGGGGGCGGGGGCCGTTTAAAAATACTCCTGggataaaatgtattttcctaaGTAATTTCCAAGCGCAGGAAAGCCGCGCCGAGGGCATCAGGCCGCTGCGGGTCTCGGAGAGCCGGCCGGAAAGCCTCGGTCCTTTTCGGGAGGAGTGGAACCGGGTCCACACGCCGTCTTCGCCCAGCCGGCCTGCCTCTCGGCCCGCTGCCACAGCTCTCGTTCTCCTTTTTTGCGGATTCCGCCGGGGATCCGCCGAGTCCTGGCTGCCCGCGGGGAGCCACTTTGAAACCCAAGGGTTTCTGCACCGGCCAAGCAGAAGGTGGTCGGAGGGAGAGAGCCGCAGCGCGGGCCCGCCGGCCGGTGGACTGGCTGGTGAGACACCGCGGCCAGAGTCGGTGCCGGCGGCAGTGGCGCATTCCAGGCCCGACTCAGCGCCGGCTCGCGGCAGTCCCCCAGCCCTGGACTCCCGTGTCCccttcccatccccaccccttAGATTGGGGCTGAGGGGCCGGGCCCTGAGCCCGGGGAGGCTGAATTATTCATCTTTAATCTGCCCGCAGCTGCCGCCTTTTCATACCGGTAACGCGAGTTCTCCCGGGGCCTAAATTATTGATGGTCGGGGTTTGGAGGGAGGGGAGGTGTGAGGAGTGGGGCTAGAGATAGGGAGATTAACGGGGTGGGCACGGGGGTAAAAGAAGAGGTGCCAGTCTCTCCCAGCAGCCCGATCAGAGGCCTTTCCCCAGGGTTTCACCCGAGCTTGCTCTAGGTACCCCCCACCTGAGAAAGGGACGGGAGGGAAATGAGGGGGGCACAGATGTCCCCGCTTTCTCCGAAACTCGCGTGAGGCTAGCGGAGCAGGGGCTGCAGGTTGCCAGCCTGGGCCGACCCGACTCGGCCTCTAGAAGTCTCTGCGCTTGGATTGCTCAGTAACTGCAGCTGCGGGTTGATCGCTCTGGGTGCAGGATTTCTAGACTGCTGTAGGCCAGGGAGAATGGGGCACGAGGAAGCACCCTGAGGCCTAGTACCCAGTGGCCACCTCGGCTACGAGATCGGGAGCCCGCGCTGGAACCGGGTTGGAAACCCCGTGCCCTTCTCTTTGCCCGGAGAGCAAAGCCCGAGCCGCTCGGTTTCCTGGGAGGCTGCCGAGGTCTGAGGGGTCAAAGGGACGCGAGTCGGGTTTGGGCCGGCTACACAGGGCGCCCCGATAGTTATTAACCCGCCGGCGCGGCCTATGCCGTGCTACCTGGGCAAGACGGTGGGCCCCAACCAAGCTCTGCGCGGTACGGCAGGCAAGCGAGCCCAAGCAGCCGGCATTCTCTGCCTGCTGCCTGGAGCCGCTGTCGGCCGCCTCCCTGTCACTGAGCGCAGCAGACCCCGGGTGCCTGCCTCATCCGCCTTCCTTGCTCCACTTTAGatactaaggaggtgaaagagagATACGGTCCCCCTACAGATAAATAACATTAGAAAAACTTcccataaaaaacaaacaacacaggAAAAGAGGTAGAAACATTCCGATTACAATTTAATACTTTTTAGGAAAGAGGCAGAGagcaaaggtgtgtgtgtgtgtcaggcaCTTATCCCCTGTCTGTGCTTGGAGCTCGGATGAACAGTTAGCCGAGCCCCGACGCCCCCAAATCGTCCGCCTCCAAGCCTCGCACGCGCGGACAGCTCCCTGGTTGCCTGCGGCGCAGGCGGGATGCTGCTTCGCACTAGTCCAGTCCTCTGCCTGGCCCTTCCTCTCCTGTCTTTCTTACGCTCTTTCCGCTGGCATGAATTCCCCTTTGgcattttctcccctctcccctcttttCTGTCATCTGGTTTCTTTCCAGTCCCCCCTTCGCTTTCTACCTTGCGTCGCACGGCCTGAGTCGCCCTCTTGCCCAGCCCCCCAGTCTTCCGCCCAGCGTCCGCGCTTCCGCGTCTCTAGGGCCGGGCGGGTTCCAGTCCCCACTCCTCCGCGTGGTCGTGGGGGTCCACCACCTTTCTTCTGAAGTTCGGCAACATGCCCTTCCGCCCTGCCTGCTTCCTTCGCCCGTCCCGGGCCGCGGACCCTGACTAATGGCTGGTCcctgctgtgtgtggggtgttgtgtttttttcttgtctctcCCCAGCAGGGCACGGGGGTGTGAACCAGCTCGGGGGGGTGTTTGTGAACGGCCGGCCCCTACCCGACGTGGTGAGGCAGCGCATCGTGGAGCTGGCCCACCAGGGTGTGCGGCCCTGTGACATCTCCCGGCAGCTGCGGGTCAGCCACGGCTGTGTCAGCAAAATCCTGGGCAGGTGAGGGCTTCGCAGCTGTCCCGTGAGACGCCTTGCCTACTTCCCCGGCCAGCCCTGGGCCTCCGGCCGGAGGACTTAGCCAAAAGTCCAGCCCGCCAAGCCGGAGAGGGAGATCCCCAAAGGGGTCTGGAGAGGTGCTCCTTTTGGAGAGAGTATTCAGACGGTGGCCGAAGACCCAGGAGCGAGGGTGGAGCAGTGTCACCCAGTGCCTGCCCTGCCCTTGGTCCCTGGTGAGAAGGTCCCTGGTTTCCGGCTTCAGAAAGGGAAGGATGACTTTCTTAATGGAGTTAAGGCAGACGTTGGGTGCGGGACATTAGAGGAATGGGGTGGGGATGAAAATGGGTCCCCGAGAGGAGAAAAAGCAGCatttgggaggcagaaggaggGTCCTGGTTCCCATAGATGCTCTGTGCCCAGTAGGGAAGGGTTCGAGGTGGTGCCTCAGCCCTGGCCTCCCGGAGACCTTGCAGCGCTGTTCCTTTTGCTCTTCCCAAATGAAAGGCTGGGCTTTCACGCCCACGGGTGCCTATTCGTGCTGGTGCGCACCCAGCCCCTGGTGTGGCCGTCTCTCCGGAGGGATGGTACCCCTTGTCCTCCTACTCCGCGGCACTCCTCGTCCTAGCTAAGCACCCTCAGGAAGTCAGCTCAGTCACACTGGGCCTTTTCCCTCCACTCCGCTGCCTCGGCGGGCGGGAGAGTGGCTCAGCAGCTCTGGAACCCGCAGCCCGCTGACCCGCCACCGTCCACTTCTGGCTGACCCCGCCGGCTTTCCCGGCGCAGGTACTACGAGACCGGCAGCATCAAGCCAGGTGTGATCGGTGGCTCCAAGCCCAAAGTGGCGACGCCCAAAGTGGTGGACAAGATTGCTGAATACAAACGACAGAACCCGACTATGTTCGCCTGGGAGATCCGAGACCGGCTCCTGGCCGAGGGCATCTGTGACAATGACACAGTGCCCAGCGTCTCTTCCATCAACAGGTGAGCAAGGCACCCGGGTTTTCAGGGCTGGACTCCAGTTCCTGGCTCCTGCCTGCAGGGGTGTCCCACACCCAGTCTGTGCTCTTTGTCCAGCCTCTGCCCTTTCTCCCTGCTGCCAGCCCAAAATCCTTCCGTCAGGGAAAGGGGACCTGTGAGGcagagagatcgacagacagacAGGGCTGTCTGCAGTTCAGGGCTGGGTATTCCCTGCCAGGCTTCTCCCGCAGGCGTCCTGGAAATGAATCCAAGTGTTTGTGGTAATTAAGACTCCAAGATTACAAGCATCCAGCCTTGGGATCTAGAGACAATCACAGCCTGCAGCCAGAGCCTTTAAAATGACCAGTGTCTATTCATCCCGCCAAACAGACTGCCCTTTCTAAAGGCTGCTCCTTCCCCAGGGGCAGCCGCTTGTCCTGGTTCCTCCACCCTCCCTGCCAGTTCCCACAAAGCTCGCCTCCCAGGAGCCTGGTCTTGCTAGCCAGCTCCACACAAATTTCCGGCCTATAAGCACTGGGATCCGGGCTTGCAGAACAAATGCCAACCACCAGCCAGCAACTGACAGGGAGTAGAGGAGCTGGACAAGAAGGGGGTGCCAAGCAGGGAGGGAGAACTCCAGACTCTGAGACTGAACCTTGGGTGGTACCCTCAACCACCTATGGTGCCTGTCTCCAGACTGTCTTTGCACTGATGACAGGCTCACACACATGAGGACACCACAGGGCTGAGTCAGCTTGATGTATAGGATATTTAGGTCTCCTGGTCTCCAAACCCCTCCAGTGTGCTCTCGGGGAGAACACATGTGCACACTCCATTCAAGTTCACACTAGCCAGTGTGCCAATATGCCTATCTGTGGTAGCTACAGAACATACAAGCAGCATTGGGCTGGTTTCAAGATCGCAGAACTGTACAAACAGACAGTTGTTCACAGAGTCCCTGCACAAGTCACACACCAGTCAGAAGGAAGTCCCAGACAGCCTTGGCCCCCCATATTAAGACACCCCAAAATGAAAAGAGGGCTAAGCATTTCataactttgttattttttgcaTTCTTCATAAGCTCATTATCAGGACAACTAATAACTCTGATGGTGCCTTATTCTGAAATTGGCATCACATatcaaggattttaaaaatattttgcaaatgataTGGAATTATCCCAAATCATCCTGAAAACAGCAGGTAAAATTAGCTGGTAGAATGTACCTTGGCTAAAGAAGATTCCCTCTGCCACACTCATGCTGTAATGTACTGCGAGGCGACCCCAGAAATTATCCCAGTGTGTGCCATCTGTATTAAAATGGTTATTCAGATATGAACAGGGTAACATAATACTGATCAGCTAATTATACACCCTCCGAAAACCCTCCAGCTCCCTGGGCCTGGCTCAGCCAGGTATTGAAAGCGTAGCAATTTGACATTCAGATACCTTCCAAAGGAGCTGGAGAAAGACGCTGGGTGGTTTGGGAGAGGAATAAGCACTTTGCTTTAAAAGCCAGGAGAGGAGGCTGGGGTAGCTTTGGACTGAGGCAAGAGTGGCACTTCGGGAGGGGAAGGGGACAAAGCAATGTTTTACGAGCCATGTAGAGACTCAGTCTCTTGGCTGACTGCTGGTCCTGGGAGTGAGTTGGAACTGAGATCTCAAGAGAAGAACAGCCAAGGGCCAAGAGTGGTCCTGCTGTGTGCAGTGTTGCTGGGACTGGGTAGTAGTCTTCTGCAGAACATTTAAGAGAAATGCTTGTTGTCAGTAATAGAATTTGCAAGCCCTTGGAGAAACCCGAGTCATGTAGGATTTAGGTAATTTGTTTCTCTTGAATGGGGTAGAGGAGTGGCACAACaagtcaggtgtggtgacccTGTCCAACACCCCCTGCCACTCCCCCCGACAACATGCACTCCTCATTGGCTGAGATGATTTTGGAAGCTGGCTTAGGCATAAGTTTGGAAATGCTTTCATCCTGAAAAGCCATGGAGAGCAAGGGCCAGGTGACCCCAGGATCAAGCTCCAGAGGTCTTGAGGTGCACCCACCAGAATTAGGACAAAGTAGACAAATGAGCCACCAGTGAGATGAGGGTAGGGAAAGAGTAGCCTCAGCTTGACAGCTGTGACAGCTGTAGAACCCACCCAGCACAGAGCCCTGTCACCTGAGGGGCACACAGGCTTCCTTTGGGTGTGGAGAAATAGCCATCTGTGGGCAGGTGTTGCTGGAGATGGAGAGGGAGTAGGAGGAGAGGAACAGGTAAG encodes the following:
- the PAX2 gene encoding paired box protein Pax-2 isoform X10, producing the protein MEERAGPAVLKLSLRGDTAAAAALLPLLCLPMDMHCKADPFSAMHRCQDRMVIFPCLCLGDALKTKRGSKRKSKSGREPAAQPSRWALGKVQLCSQLWRLLA